Proteins from a genomic interval of Croceicoccus naphthovorans:
- a CDS encoding phytanoyl-CoA dioxygenase family protein, translated as MTAPSEAYWLDQLQEDGYCIIPQLVAEQQIAALDADLEAAFAQAPLGKGDFYGHRTKRFGSLLRRSQVAGDLVLQPLVLSLAAQFSAAPATGYSSMSPRRSRSIPAR; from the coding sequence ATGACTGCGCCGAGCGAGGCGTATTGGCTCGATCAGCTGCAAGAGGATGGCTATTGCATCATTCCGCAGCTTGTCGCCGAGCAACAGATCGCCGCACTCGATGCGGACCTGGAAGCTGCGTTTGCGCAGGCGCCACTCGGCAAGGGAGACTTCTATGGGCATCGGACCAAACGGTTTGGAAGCCTCCTTCGCCGCTCGCAGGTCGCGGGCGATCTGGTCCTGCAGCCGCTAGTCCTATCGCTCGCCGCGCAATTCTCGGCAGCGCCTGCGACCGGATACAGCTCAATGTCGCCCAGGCGATCGCGATCCATCCCGGCGAGATAG
- a CDS encoding phytanoyl-CoA dioxygenase family protein has translation MWAGRKGDHEYLLNVIWPLTEFTRLNGATRIYPGTHRKPVDNLESLDDPIVAVCKPGDAICFLGSTVHGAGPNQTEDVRRGVVIGYSLGWLKPYENLWLAYPPAVAKEFSPELAELAGYVQHRPNLGNFEGQCPSVLLSDKVPEFRRQPIVCAPTRKKRFVSSPRRAAAGDESRSRPRAYV, from the coding sequence ATGTGGGCAGGCCGCAAGGGCGATCACGAATATCTTCTCAACGTCATCTGGCCGCTGACCGAATTTACTCGCCTCAATGGCGCGACACGCATCTACCCCGGGACGCACAGAAAGCCTGTCGACAATCTCGAAAGTCTCGACGATCCCATAGTCGCAGTTTGCAAGCCCGGCGATGCCATCTGCTTTCTTGGCTCCACCGTCCATGGAGCGGGACCAAACCAGACCGAGGATGTCCGCCGCGGTGTCGTAATCGGCTACAGTCTCGGCTGGCTCAAACCCTACGAGAATCTCTGGCTGGCCTATCCGCCAGCAGTAGCAAAAGAGTTCTCGCCCGAACTCGCCGAACTGGCCGGTTATGTGCAGCACCGCCCGAACCTGGGTAATTTCGAAGGGCAATGCCCGTCGGTTCTGCTGAGCGACAAGGTGCCCGAATTCCGCAGGCAACCGATAGTCTGCGCCCCGACCAGAAAGAAGCGGTTCGTGAGTTCGCCGAGACGCGCCGCAGCGGGCGATGAGTCCCGCTCACGTCCTCGAGCCTACGTATAG